From Coriobacteriia bacterium:
GGTAAACGCGCTCGGGATCGATGTCATAGGCGAGCAGCAGGTATTCGGTCAACTCGACGATCTGGTTGGCCGAGGTCTGTGTCCAGTCATTGGGCTGCGGTGCGACGATGATCATGTTGGGGTCGTAGCCTTGCGCGGTAAACGCGAACTCCTCCACCTGCAGGTTTGCGCCAGCGCCCTGATAGTAGAGGCCTGGCTCGGCGGGAAGCGTCACGAAGAGCGATACGGGCCGCGTGACGTCATAGCTCTCGGGGACGAGGAGACTGAAGTGGATGTCGCCCAGATTGCCCGCATGGAGCACGTTATCGACGAGGAAGCCACGATCGGCGTAAGTTCCGGGTGTGACCTCGTACGATGCGAGGAGCTGCACGCGCGCCTCCTCGGTGGCGGCGGCTGCCTTGTCGAGGGTGGATGCGCGGACGTCCTGCGCCGTGGCCGTGGAGCCGTACGGCGTGGCGGTATAAGTGCCTATGAAGAGCAGCGCGCCCACGAGGAGCGTCAGGACTGCGACGGGCATGCGCACGGGAACGTCCTTTCCAATTTACGGTCATCCATTGTATATGGCACCGGGTTATCCAACCTTGCAAAATCGTTAGGCAAGCGTAAGCGGGTTCGATGGTGGCTGTTATCTGCCGTTTTTAGGATGGATACATGGTCTTGGGTTGCGGATTCGTTTGCGAGGAGGCAAAAGGTGGGTAAGAGGGTAGCCGTTATCGCGGCCGTGGTACTGGTTGCCGCGGTCGCCGTCGTTGGCTTTCGCTGGGGACTCATCCCCGGGATGGCGAGCGGAACGTATTACACGCAGGTCGACAACACGCAGGTTCGGGAGCAGGAGTCGGATGGCGGCGTCATCGACTTCACGGGTGGCATGCCGCTGCTTTACACGCTGCCTTCCTATGACGAGAACGGAAGCGTGCAGGATTTGAGCTTTGGCACGGAACGCCAGCTTCGGGAAGGTGCGTACCTGCGACTCAACGTCCTTCCCGTCCGCGGTGTCACGGAGTGGCGCGAGGTGCACTACGAGGAGCTTCCGTCCGCGGTCCAGGCAAGAATGCGGCGGTAAGAACGCAGCGTCGTGCGGTTCGCGTCCCCTCATCGCGTATCATGTACGAAGCATATACGCGCGACGAGAGGGGCTGTCATGGAACGAACCGAAAGCGTCATCGAGTCTCCCGCGAGCATCCAGACGCGCCTGCGGCAGCCAGGGCCACTCCTCAACGAGCGTGGTGAGCTCGCGTGCGCGGGCTATGCGACGCGCCCGCTTTTGTCCTACGAGCGCGCGGCAATCGGCGCTCCTCCCTGGCGCATCAAGGAATGGTCGGAATAATTTGCAGCTGTCCCATAACTGGGGCGGGTTATTTCATTTCTTAGGCGTGGATTAAAACTTAAATTAGCAGTGGGCAACGGTTGCCCACCAGGTTGTCCCTCGGCAAGTCCCTAGCCTGATGTCGCAACGTTCAAAAACGACGCAGACTAGGGACTTAATTATAAATCGTTTATGTTTTCATCATTTCATAATTCTAAATGGTTTATAATAAAAGCCTGAAAGGGGGATGGTGCATGCCAAAGGAGTCGAGAGACACACGCAAGGTGATAGCACGGCTCCTAAGGGAAGGGTGGATCATGCGACAAGGCAAGGGCGATCATATGAATTTCCACAAGCCCGGATGCCCTGATCTCATCACCATCGATACCGGCGAGAAGCAGATAAAGAAGCCGATTTACAATAGGATCAAGAAGATTGTCGGCTGGGATTAGTCGTCTGGTAGGAGGAGCTCATGGGAAAGTACGTATATGCGGCCATCGTCAGACCCGATGTGGATGATGGCGGTTTTTGGGCTGAGGTTCCAGATCTTCCGGGTTGCTTCGGACAGGGCGAAGATTACATCGGGGCGATCGAGAACGTCTTGGATGGCATCGAGACACACCTCGTGGCGCTCGCGGAGAGCGGCAAACCCATTCCCAAGGCCACGGTCATCAGTGCCGATGATGGCGATGTGGTTTATGTTTACGCTAAAACCGATGGCCTCAAGCTTGGCGTACCGACGATTTCCGCCGCCGAGGCGGCCAGGCGGCTCGGTGTCACGAAGGGCCGCGTATCCCAGCTCATCTCCGAAGGCCGGCTCGTTGCCGAGCGATCGGCTGCGGGCACTCAGGTCACCGTCGACAGCGTCGAGGCGTATGCTGCCGGCAATCGCTCACCGGGCCGTCCCAAGAAGTCCGCTGCGATGGCGTAGGAGCCGAACACCTCTTCGTCCTAAGTCTCCCAGAAGGCCTGCTTGACGCCCAACATGTCGAGGTCACCCATGCACGTGGGGGCATTGTTCGCTAGAGACGCACCTTCAGACGCATGTGCAGGATGGGGAAGGGCTCGCCCTGTTCGTCGGTTTCCGAACGCCCAATGACCTCGAAGCCCTTGTGCTCGTAGAAGCCGCGGGCCTGGGCGTTTTGCTCGTTCACGTCCACGTGCGTGACGCCCAGTTCGCGTATCGCGAGGTCCAGCAGCATCGCTCCCACGCCTTTGCCGCGATGCGCGGGATCGATGAAGAGCATCTCGAGCTTTCCGCCATCTACACCGGCAAAGCCTCGCGCCCGTCCGTCGTCATCGCACGCCGTCACAAGAGAGGGAACCGTTCGTATCGCCTCCGGCACGTATTGTGCGATGCGCTCGATGTCCTGTGCGCCCAGGAAGTCAAGCGTTGCTTCGACGGATGCGCGCCATACGCCCGCCAGCTCGTCTACGAGCGCATCGGTGCGGTCATGTGGCATCGTAATCTGCATCGGACGTGCCTTTCTCGGTGTGATCTCGCCGCATCTTAGCATTGCGCTTGGCCTCGGCAGGAGGCTATGCGATACCGTGCATTGAGGTGCATTTTGTCGCTGGCTACAGCAGCCCGTGCTCACGGTGCATGTCCAACATGGCCGACAACGTCATCTTGCGGGCGAAGAGCTGCTTGTAGGTGACGGTCTTGAACTTGCCGGCGGCCTTGAGCTCATCAAGACGTGCGATCACCTCGTCGAACTCCCGCACGATGTCGTCGCGCATCTCCCGGTATTTCTCAAGCGCTTCGTCAGTCATGGTCATCCGTCTCCCGCTCGTCGTCCTGTCTGTAGCATACTGCATCGCGATTCTGACATTCGGGAAAGATGACATGCCAGATTCCATCGCCCCATCCTTCATTCTTGGACTAGAATATATACATCAGCATACAAACGAAGGAGGCCATCATGGCTGACAAGGAACTTCTACATAAGATCGTGGAGATGCAGGAACGTGTCATCGCGCAGATGGATTCGCTGAAGGACCAGGACCTCGTCACGAACGACCTCAGGAAGGCCGCCGACAAGGCTCAGGAATGGGCACGCGCGGTCATGAAGGAGGAGGGCAACGACAAGTCCTACCGCGAGTGGCCGCCCAAGCAGTTCGCCCACGAACTCAAGAAGCACATCAACGCGTTCGGAAACCACGAGGGCACGCAACTCGTGCGCGAGTACGAGCAGCTCGTCGGAAAGCTGCCCTACGACGCCGATCACGAGCATGTCTAGGCTACATCCCGTCATTGCGCTAGGCTTGTCGTGGCATTGACGGTGCCATGCGTCGAGCGCGAGGTGACGAGAGGTTGACTGACGGCAAACGTAGGTTCTGGATTGGCGTGGCCATCACGCTGCTCGGCGGCGCCCTGTGGGGCGTGTCGGGCACGAGCGTGCAGTACCTCACGACGACGGGAGGGGCGAGCCCCGCGCTCGTCACGTTTCTGCGCACCTTGCTCGGCGGCGGGCTCTTCTTCGTCTTCCTGCTCCTGACCAAGCGTCATGTCGTCAAGACGATGTTTTCATGTCGGCGCACCGTTGGCGCCCTTTTCGCCTTTGGATTCGCGCTCTACGCCAACCAGCTCTGCTACGCGCAGACCGTGCAGATCACCAACGCGGGGACCGCGACGGTGCTTCAGATGCTGGCCAGCGCGTTCGTCATGCTCTACGTGTGTGTGACCCTGCGCAGGGCACCGCGTATCAGGGAGGCGATTGGTCTGCTCCTCGCGCTGTTGGCGGCCCTCTTCATCGCCACACAGGGCGATATTCGCACGCTCAACGTCCCGGCCGGCGGGCTCGTCTGGGGGTTGCTCACGGCTCTTTCGACGGCCGTCTACATCATCGTCCCCAAACGCTGTGGCCTCTTCGAGCGATACGGGAGCATGCCGGTGGTGGGGACGGGCATGCTGCTCGGTGCGCTATTTGCCCTGCCGGTCTATCTGATCCAGGGAAACACGCTTGCCGACGCTGCGACTGTGCTGACGGCCTTCGGGGGCTTCGAGTGGCTCGTCTTTCTGGGTGGTCTCGTCGTGGTCGGCACCATCTGCGGATATGGCCTCTACTTGCACGGTGTCGCGATCGTGGGCTCGGTCAAGGGGTCGCTTCTGGGCGCCATCGAGCCCGTGAGTGCCACGGTGCTGGCGGCGTTGTGGCTGGGAACCGCGTTTACCGGCTACGATTTGGCGGGTCTGGTGCTCATGTGCGTCATGGTCGCGTTCGTCACCTCCGACGAAGACGATGCTTCCTCCGATGATGGTGGATGATGTTTCAGCAACGCCAGCGTGCGTTCGAAAAGCAGGCGCGCGACGGAAATCGGTAATCAGGCATTTTTGCCCTCGTATGTAAAGAATTTGCGAAAGTGCGAGGCTTCCAAATTACGCCTGCACGTTTTTTTCGATAGTGTGAGACGTTCGCGCGATTCGAGTACGCACTATCGAAAAAAACCTACATGAATCCAGGGTCATGTACACATAATCGAAAATTCTTTGCGTCTTTTGTCATCGAG
This genomic window contains:
- a CDS encoding HicB family protein, producing MGKYVYAAIVRPDVDDGGFWAEVPDLPGCFGQGEDYIGAIENVLDGIETHLVALAESGKPIPKATVISADDGDVVYVYAKTDGLKLGVPTISAAEAARRLGVTKGRVSQLISEGRLVAERSAAGTQVTVDSVEAYAAGNRSPGRPKKSAAMA
- a CDS encoding GNAT family N-acetyltransferase; amino-acid sequence: MQITMPHDRTDALVDELAGVWRASVEATLDFLGAQDIERIAQYVPEAIRTVPSLVTACDDDGRARGFAGVDGGKLEMLFIDPAHRGKGVGAMLLDLAIRELGVTHVDVNEQNAQARGFYEHKGFEVIGRSETDEQGEPFPILHMRLKVRL
- a CDS encoding EamA family transporter, giving the protein MRRARGDERLTDGKRRFWIGVAITLLGGALWGVSGTSVQYLTTTGGASPALVTFLRTLLGGGLFFVFLLLTKRHVVKTMFSCRRTVGALFAFGFALYANQLCYAQTVQITNAGTATVLQMLASAFVMLYVCVTLRRAPRIREAIGLLLALLAALFIATQGDIRTLNVPAGGLVWGLLTALSTAVYIIVPKRCGLFERYGSMPVVGTGMLLGALFALPVYLIQGNTLADAATVLTAFGGFEWLVFLGGLVVVGTICGYGLYLHGVAIVGSVKGSLLGAIEPVSATVLAALWLGTAFTGYDLAGLVLMCVMVAFVTSDEDDASSDDGG